One segment of Paraburkholderia caribensis DNA contains the following:
- a CDS encoding hemagglutinin repeat-containing protein — protein MNQKTYRLVFSRLRGMLVAVEETATSAGKAGETRAAGRASGALDIVLSLRQLALSALLALAPVMASAQIVPGGAHAPGVVTTQNGIPQVNISRPGGAGVSVNTYNQFDVQKNGAILNNSPTIVNTQQAGYINGNPNFGPNDAARVIVNQVNSSSPSQLRGYLEVAGKSAQVVIANPNGLMIDGGGLINTSRATLTTGTPNFAADGSLAGFNVTGGNITVQGAGFNGSNVDQVDLLARAVQANAAIYAKNLNVVTGANAVDYNTLAATPVAGSGPVPGVSIDVSNLGGMYANRIMLVGTENGVGVSNRGVLAAQAGDLILTTQGKLILAGQTTASGNITASARDGIDNSGTTYGQQSVSASTSGTLANSGTLAAQQNTTISAGSVASTGTLGAGVNGDGTIANSGDLSVSASGAVTATGRNAAGGNAMLNGASLDLAGSSTSAKGALTLAANSGDLNLTGATTTAGTTLNASATGNLTNDNGALSSGGAQTITAGALSNRNGQIVSGSTLTTAVTGAVSNQGGTIQAAGAQMLHAGSVDNMGGHIASLNSDGLSLTVSGLLNNGTGGSIGGNGNVVLQAGQIANAGSIAAVQNLIATAVQTLFNTGTLAANGNATLSAGTTLANANTIAAGNAASIAAATFDNSHGTTQAGQFTLHATNLVNHSGSITQTGTGATTVDVTGKLDNTGGSLQTNADSLALGPAALTNDNGTIASAGTGTLSVATGALSNNGGTIATNGALDVRAGAVSNRGGTLAAQTGATLKLASLDNSAGGYVGAKTVSVTDAGALNNAGGTIQADDALAVSAQSIANDGGSIANGGTGAASVTATDAVTNTRNGLIGGNGGVSVAGGSVDNSGGTITAGGAASVQSGGTLGNRAGMIQGTGNTTVSAQGAIDNTGGQIEADGTGSTLTVTGATLDNMNGRIANTGSGTTTISASAITNSNAGGVAGAGTIGGNGDVTLNAWTLSSTNGAQLVAGHDLTLNIAQLADNTNATLSGANKVTLNGPNAAVINAGGSIHGNGALTLNVSTLDNTNGRIGNDTGSGGSIGIATGALANENGAIGSDENLNVTAGTLTGDGRIVAGNDGAVTIGSDFTLTGANRIQANNNLTFTTAGSFTNQGTLGAVNALTVNAAIVDNQAGADINSANTTVNATNAITNAGRIEGDSVTTRSASLSNVATIVGNTVTLNAGSIANTGAAAAIAAASAVNLYGSDISNTDGANIFSLGGINIAADGTRDGNGLLANRANSVTNDQSTIDAQGNIEIATQTLTNTRPAPAVETVTTDVETVHQTKRDKYMACTLTNGDKGYCTQDMWDNGYKNPLNATFSNADVVSTASGPNAVDRVLVVNVNGQQQTIYYNSLTTNGDGTVTVAYWDDYDPHVNYDPATEFPGDNQAHHHYQRIESARDTTTTTQQDQVTGPQAQQAQVMAGGNLVLANVGTLNNSFSAIGAGGAIQIGSSQADGGAASGSYGGTTVNNTGQTLYQYQKQDIVSTYAWNEDISRDVGQVVQPTVILAPVAIGGLGGTIIANNAVQINATDINNTNVTAANSATGATGGTLGANGTVGGITGGGAQTVNLSTGQTQTINAPQSVTGPTGSLNIALPKSGLYTFNMAPGAAYLIATDPRLTSYTSFISSDYLLKQLGYDPSTVEKRLGDGLYEAQLIRNQVTQLTGRVYLQGYTNNEDEYRALMDNGANVAKEFSLEPGIALTAAQMDALTSDIVWMVNQTVTLPDGSTQTVLAPVVYLAHTHANDLQPTGALITADDVEIHATGSATNSGVIKGGTQTVISATNIVNRGGSIGSSTDNGTTVVSATNDVVNASGRITGNRVAVLAGHDIVNTTLVDTVGVSSTVGNSKVTQTLIDAQGTIVSTGDMVIAAGHDLNVHGANIAAGGNAQIAAGHDINIDTVESHTSQRITKNADNFMHADTTLNQTSGISAGGSLAMQSGNDMTFKGASVSAGGDMAVVAGGNLTATTVTNTVHRDDVTRGDKTRSGEDRSYDEQAVGTSFSAGGNGTLAALSADTSKGNVTLTGSSLSTGTGAATIAATGNVDINEAREEHDSYSAVEFKRGSFVHGSTTDQMQDTQANIGVGSTVSGNTVNVSAGKDLTVKGSTVAGTNDVTLNAAGSVNITTSQDTQNASSYYQKHESGLGTGGGIGISVGSKTQTDTTHDATVTNNGSTVGSLNGSLNIVAGNDLHVTGSDLVAAKDVTGTGANVTIDSALDTVHHDETHEVKQSGFTLAIKAPVIDAVSNTVDQARAASRSQDDRAAALHGMAAASGAVDSLGAAGAALGQLANGQTPSAKIELSYGSSHSKSTYTENSTTNRGSSVTAGGTAAFVATGNGQAGSGNITIAGSNVNANDVILAAMNQVNLVNTTDTDSTRSTNQSSSASVGVSYGFGQGSGGFGVDASASKAKGNANSDAAMQNNTHVTAANIATIISGGDTNIIGANVNGRQVNADVGGNLNIASVQDTMASNAHQESMGGGFSISQGGGSASFSHTNANANGSYVGVNEQAGIQAGDGGFNINVKGNTDLKGAIIASDAEASKNNLTTGTLTYSDIQNQSSYNAHSSGFSAGATTGDGGSNYSTHGPTSGKNAGGGAPMLSQNDSGSDSATTRSAISAGTINVTDSAHQTQDVASLNRDTSNTNGTVAKLPDVNNILNNQADMMAAASAAGEAVSRRVGDFADSKLKEAQAAGDQAGVDAWKEGGTARAEMQAAGAALVTGLAGGNALGGAAGAGIASIAAGKLNELSGAIAGSNPTGNAGMNEALGNIVANAVATGAGAAVGGNAGAFSGYNVDRYNRQLHPEEKTVAKQLADKSGGRYTEQQIEQQMGQMNLTTGSQTELGSVRVAVGDQPNDGTTWVPYGINQAGQQVWTQSLPSGDADLQSYITKNASGLKYDSTTKAYTQYSAGVSGTVMLPFVGAGGGVSVGLQTDGTLGGTSPFIQVQANGMASAGAYAGVGGGVGIGHSNGPMTTGSTTNGYAELDAGFGASGGANFAINDDGTIGGIGGAAPLKVFPGAGFGAGIGAGKSTSSTFVIPSINDILGRKQ, from the coding sequence ATGAATCAAAAGACTTACCGGCTCGTATTTAGCCGGTTGCGCGGTATGCTCGTGGCCGTCGAGGAAACCGCAACATCAGCAGGAAAGGCGGGAGAGACACGCGCGGCGGGCCGCGCATCGGGAGCGCTGGATATAGTCCTGTCGTTGCGTCAGCTTGCGCTGTCCGCGTTGCTCGCCCTTGCGCCTGTTATGGCGAGCGCGCAGATCGTACCGGGCGGTGCGCATGCGCCGGGCGTTGTGACGACGCAGAATGGCATCCCGCAGGTCAACATTAGCAGGCCTGGCGGTGCAGGCGTGTCGGTGAATACCTACAACCAGTTCGACGTTCAGAAGAACGGCGCGATTCTTAACAACTCGCCCACCATCGTTAATACACAGCAGGCGGGCTACATCAACGGCAATCCGAACTTCGGGCCGAACGATGCCGCGCGCGTGATCGTCAATCAGGTCAACAGCAGTTCGCCGTCGCAGTTGCGAGGGTATCTCGAAGTCGCGGGCAAGAGCGCGCAGGTCGTTATCGCGAACCCGAACGGGTTGATGATCGACGGCGGCGGCTTAATCAATACGTCGCGCGCGACGCTCACGACAGGCACGCCCAACTTCGCGGCCGATGGTTCGCTTGCGGGCTTCAATGTCACGGGCGGCAATATCACTGTGCAGGGCGCGGGGTTCAATGGTTCGAATGTCGATCAGGTCGATCTGCTGGCGCGTGCGGTGCAAGCCAATGCCGCAATCTATGCAAAGAACCTCAATGTCGTGACAGGCGCAAATGCCGTCGACTACAACACGCTTGCCGCGACGCCTGTTGCGGGCAGCGGCCCCGTGCCGGGTGTCTCCATCGACGTGAGCAACCTGGGTGGCATGTATGCGAATCGCATCATGCTTGTCGGTACGGAGAACGGCGTCGGCGTGTCGAACCGGGGCGTGCTCGCGGCGCAGGCGGGCGACCTGATCCTGACGACGCAGGGCAAGCTGATTCTCGCCGGTCAGACGACCGCGAGCGGCAATATCACCGCGAGCGCGCGCGATGGCATCGACAACAGCGGCACGACCTACGGGCAGCAAAGCGTCAGCGCGAGCACATCGGGCACGCTTGCCAACAGCGGCACCCTCGCCGCGCAGCAGAACACGACCATCAGCGCGGGCAGTGTTGCATCGACGGGCACGCTCGGCGCGGGCGTGAATGGCGACGGCACGATTGCTAACTCCGGCGACCTGTCGGTGTCCGCGAGCGGCGCAGTCACTGCAACTGGCCGCAATGCTGCGGGCGGCAACGCAATGCTGAACGGCGCGTCGCTCGATCTCGCAGGCAGCAGCACGTCGGCCAAAGGCGCGCTCACCCTCGCGGCGAACAGCGGCGACCTGAACCTGACCGGCGCAACCACGACGGCAGGCACGACGCTCAACGCGAGCGCGACGGGCAATCTCACGAACGATAACGGCGCGCTGTCGTCGGGAGGCGCGCAGACCATCACAGCGGGCGCGCTCTCGAACCGCAACGGACAGATCGTTTCAGGCTCGACGCTGACAACGGCTGTGACGGGTGCAGTCTCGAACCAGGGCGGCACGATCCAGGCAGCGGGCGCACAGATGCTGCACGCGGGTTCGGTTGACAACATGGGCGGTCACATTGCGTCGCTCAATTCGGACGGCCTGAGTCTCACGGTGAGCGGCCTGCTGAACAACGGCACGGGCGGCAGCATCGGCGGCAATGGAAACGTTGTGTTGCAGGCCGGACAGATCGCGAATGCAGGTTCGATTGCGGCCGTCCAGAACCTGATTGCAACGGCTGTGCAGACCCTGTTCAACACCGGCACGCTCGCGGCGAACGGCAACGCGACGCTGTCAGCCGGTACGACGCTGGCGAACGCGAACACCATCGCGGCCGGAAACGCCGCGTCCATCGCGGCGGCCACATTCGACAATAGCCACGGCACGACACAGGCCGGGCAGTTCACGCTGCACGCGACAAACCTCGTCAATCACAGCGGCAGCATCACGCAAACAGGCACGGGCGCGACAACGGTCGATGTGACCGGCAAACTCGACAACACGGGCGGATCACTCCAGACCAACGCCGACAGTCTCGCGCTTGGCCCCGCTGCGCTCACGAACGATAACGGCACGATTGCCAGCGCGGGCACGGGAACACTGTCGGTCGCAACGGGCGCGTTGTCGAACAACGGCGGAACCATTGCAACGAATGGCGCGCTCGACGTGCGCGCGGGCGCAGTCTCGAATCGCGGCGGCACACTTGCGGCACAGACGGGCGCGACGTTAAAGCTCGCATCGCTCGACAACAGCGCCGGCGGCTATGTCGGCGCAAAGACGGTATCGGTGACGGATGCGGGCGCACTCAATAACGCGGGCGGGACAATCCAGGCGGACGACGCGCTGGCCGTCTCCGCGCAATCCATCGCCAACGACGGCGGTTCAATCGCGAACGGCGGCACAGGTGCGGCGAGTGTCACGGCGACGGACGCAGTCACGAACACACGCAACGGTCTGATTGGCGGCAACGGCGGCGTGTCGGTCGCGGGCGGCAGCGTCGACAACTCGGGCGGCACGATCACGGCGGGCGGCGCGGCGTCGGTACAGTCCGGCGGCACGCTCGGCAACCGTGCGGGCATGATCCAGGGCACGGGTAACACGACGGTGTCGGCACAGGGCGCAATCGACAACACAGGCGGACAGATCGAGGCGGACGGCACCGGGTCAACACTGACGGTCACGGGCGCAACGCTCGACAACATGAACGGTCGCATCGCAAACACAGGTTCCGGCACGACCACGATCAGCGCCAGCGCGATCACGAACAGCAATGCGGGCGGCGTCGCGGGCGCGGGCACGATCGGCGGAAACGGCGATGTCACGCTCAACGCGTGGACGCTGTCCAGCACGAACGGCGCGCAACTCGTCGCGGGTCATGACCTGACGCTGAACATCGCGCAGCTTGCCGACAATACGAACGCGACGCTCTCGGGCGCGAACAAGGTCACGCTCAACGGCCCGAACGCAGCCGTCATCAACGCGGGCGGCTCGATCCACGGTAACGGCGCGCTCACGCTCAACGTCTCAACGCTGGACAACACGAATGGACGTATCGGCAACGATACGGGCAGCGGCGGCAGTATCGGTATTGCTACGGGCGCACTTGCGAACGAGAACGGCGCAATCGGCAGCGACGAGAACCTGAACGTCACGGCAGGCACGCTTACGGGCGACGGCCGAATCGTAGCGGGCAATGACGGAGCCGTGACCATCGGTAGCGACTTTACGCTGACGGGCGCAAACCGGATTCAGGCAAACAACAACCTCACCTTCACGACAGCGGGCAGTTTCACAAACCAGGGCACGCTTGGCGCGGTGAATGCATTGACGGTCAATGCTGCGATCGTCGATAACCAGGCGGGCGCGGATATCAACTCTGCGAACACGACGGTCAACGCCACCAACGCGATCACGAACGCGGGCCGCATCGAAGGCGACAGCGTCACGACACGCAGCGCGTCGCTCTCGAACGTCGCGACGATCGTTGGTAACACGGTCACATTGAACGCGGGTTCGATTGCGAACACGGGCGCGGCAGCAGCTATTGCCGCAGCGTCGGCCGTCAACCTGTACGGCTCCGATATCTCTAACACGGATGGCGCGAACATCTTCAGCCTCGGCGGCATCAACATCGCGGCGGACGGCACGCGCGACGGCAACGGGCTGCTTGCGAACCGCGCGAACTCGGTGACGAACGACCAGTCGACCATCGACGCCCAGGGCAACATCGAAATCGCGACACAGACCCTGACCAACACGCGCCCCGCGCCTGCCGTCGAGACGGTAACCACCGATGTCGAGACGGTTCACCAGACCAAGCGCGACAAATACATGGCCTGTACGCTGACCAACGGCGACAAGGGCTATTGCACCCAGGACATGTGGGACAACGGCTACAAGAATCCGCTCAACGCCACGTTCAGCAATGCCGATGTCGTGTCGACCGCTAGTGGCCCCAACGCAGTAGACCGCGTGCTTGTCGTCAACGTGAATGGTCAGCAACAAACCATCTACTACAACTCGCTCACGACCAACGGTGACGGCACGGTCACGGTCGCCTACTGGGACGACTACGACCCGCACGTCAACTACGACCCCGCAACCGAGTTCCCCGGCGACAACCAGGCGCACCACCACTACCAGCGCATCGAGTCGGCACGCGATACGACGACCACGACACAGCAGGACCAGGTTACAGGGCCACAGGCGCAGCAGGCGCAGGTCATGGCGGGCGGCAACCTGGTCCTTGCCAACGTCGGCACGCTGAACAACAGCTTTAGCGCCATCGGCGCGGGTGGTGCGATCCAGATCGGCAGCAGCCAGGCGGACGGCGGCGCGGCGAGCGGCAGCTACGGCGGCACGACCGTCAACAATACCGGACAGACGCTGTACCAGTATCAGAAGCAGGACATCGTATCGACCTATGCGTGGAACGAGGACATTTCGCGCGACGTCGGTCAGGTGGTCCAGCCCACTGTGATCCTGGCGCCGGTTGCCATCGGTGGCCTGGGCGGCACGATCATCGCGAACAACGCGGTGCAGATCAACGCAACCGACATCAACAACACGAATGTCACGGCGGCGAACTCGGCCACGGGCGCAACGGGCGGCACGCTCGGCGCGAACGGAACGGTGGGCGGCATCACGGGCGGCGGCGCGCAGACTGTGAATCTTTCAACGGGACAGACGCAGACCATCAACGCGCCGCAATCGGTCACGGGCCCGACAGGTTCGCTGAATATCGCGTTGCCGAAAAGCGGCCTGTACACGTTCAATATGGCACCCGGCGCGGCGTATCTGATCGCAACCGATCCACGCCTGACCAGCTACACGAGCTTCATTTCGAGCGACTACCTGCTCAAGCAACTCGGCTACGACCCGTCGACGGTCGAAAAGCGCCTGGGCGACGGGCTGTATGAAGCACAGTTAATCCGCAATCAGGTCACGCAACTGACGGGCCGCGTGTACCTGCAAGGCTATACGAACAACGAGGACGAGTATCGCGCGCTGATGGACAACGGCGCGAACGTCGCGAAGGAATTCAGCCTGGAACCCGGCATTGCGCTCACGGCCGCGCAGATGGATGCGCTGACGAGCGATATCGTCTGGATGGTGAACCAGACCGTGACGTTGCCGGATGGCAGCACGCAAACCGTGCTCGCACCCGTCGTCTATCTCGCCCATACGCATGCGAACGACCTGCAACCGACGGGCGCGCTGATTACGGCCGACGATGTCGAGATTCACGCGACGGGCAGCGCGACCAATTCGGGCGTCATCAAAGGGGGCACGCAGACGGTCATCAGCGCGACGAACATCGTCAATCGCGGCGGTTCGATTGGCAGCAGCACCGATAACGGGACGACGGTGGTTTCGGCGACCAACGATGTCGTCAACGCATCGGGGCGCATCACGGGCAACCGGGTTGCGGTGCTTGCGGGTCACGATATCGTCAACACGACACTGGTCGATACGGTCGGCGTGAGTTCCACGGTAGGCAACAGCAAGGTCACGCAAACGCTGATCGACGCACAGGGCACGATTGTCTCGACGGGCGACATGGTGATCGCGGCGGGTCACGACCTGAACGTGCATGGCGCGAACATCGCGGCGGGAGGCAATGCGCAGATTGCAGCGGGCCACGATATCAACATCGACACCGTCGAGTCGCACACGTCGCAGCGGATCACGAAGAACGCCGACAACTTCATGCACGCCGATACGACGCTGAACCAGACGAGCGGCATCAGTGCAGGCGGCAGTCTGGCGATGCAAAGCGGCAACGACATGACGTTCAAGGGCGCGTCGGTCAGCGCCGGAGGCGATATGGCGGTTGTGGCAGGCGGCAACCTGACGGCGACAACGGTGACGAACACGGTCCACCGAGACGATGTCACGCGCGGCGACAAGACCCGTAGTGGCGAAGATCGCAGCTACGACGAGCAGGCGGTGGGAACGTCGTTCAGCGCGGGCGGCAACGGCACACTCGCTGCGCTCAGTGCGGATACGTCGAAAGGTAACGTGACGCTCACAGGTTCGTCTCTCTCGACGGGCACGGGCGCGGCGACCATCGCGGCCACGGGCAACGTCGATATCAACGAGGCACGCGAGGAACACGACAGCTATTCGGCCGTCGAGTTCAAACGTGGCAGCTTCGTACATGGCTCGACGACGGACCAGATGCAGGACACGCAGGCCAATATCGGAGTCGGCAGTACGGTGTCGGGCAATACGGTGAACGTCAGCGCGGGTAAGGATCTGACCGTCAAAGGCTCGACTGTCGCGGGAACGAACGACGTGACGCTGAATGCGGCCGGAAGCGTGAACATCACCACGTCGCAGGATACGCAGAACGCGTCCAGCTACTACCAGAAACACGAGTCTGGCCTCGGCACAGGCGGCGGCATTGGCATATCGGTCGGTAGCAAGACGCAGACGGATACGACCCATGACGCGACGGTGACGAACAACGGCAGCACGGTCGGCTCGCTCAATGGCAGCCTGAACATCGTCGCGGGCAACGATCTGCACGTCACGGGCAGCGACCTGGTCGCGGCAAAAGACGTGACGGGCACGGGCGCGAACGTGACGATTGATTCGGCACTCGACACGGTGCACCACGACGAGACGCACGAGGTCAAGCAAAGCGGGTTCACGCTCGCAATCAAGGCTCCTGTGATCGACGCCGTTTCGAACACGGTTGACCAGGCGCGCGCGGCAAGTCGCAGCCAGGATGATCGCGCGGCAGCGCTGCACGGTATGGCAGCAGCAAGCGGCGCAGTCGATTCGCTTGGCGCAGCAGGTGCGGCGTTGGGTCAACTCGCCAACGGTCAGACGCCGTCAGCGAAGATCGAACTCAGCTACGGCAGCAGCCACAGCAAGAGCACGTACACGGAGAACAGTACGACGAACCGGGGTTCGAGTGTGACGGCTGGTGGTACGGCCGCATTCGTCGCGACAGGCAATGGACAGGCCGGAAGCGGCAACATCACCATTGCCGGTTCGAACGTCAACGCGAACGATGTGATTCTTGCTGCAATGAACCAGGTCAATCTCGTCAACACGACCGATACGGATTCGACGCGCAGCACGAACCAGTCGAGCAGCGCGAGCGTAGGCGTGTCGTATGGCTTCGGCCAGGGCTCAGGCGGCTTTGGCGTCGACGCGTCGGCGTCGAAAGCAAAGGGTAACGCGAACAGCGACGCCGCGATGCAGAACAATACGCATGTGACGGCGGCGAATATCGCGACGATCATCTCGGGCGGCGATACGAACATCATCGGCGCGAACGTGAACGGCCGTCAGGTGAATGCCGATGTCGGCGGCAACCTGAACATCGCGAGCGTGCAGGACACGATGGCGAGCAACGCGCATCAGGAAAGTATGGGTGGCGGGTTCAGCATCAGTCAGGGCGGCGGCAGCGCGAGTTTCAGTCACACCAACGCAAATGCTAACGGCAGCTATGTGGGCGTGAACGAGCAGGCAGGTATCCAGGCGGGCGACGGCGGATTCAACATCAACGTCAAGGGCAACACCGACTTGAAAGGCGCGATCATCGCGAGCGATGCGGAAGCGTCGAAAAACAACCTGACGACGGGGACGCTCACGTATTCCGACATACAGAACCAGTCCAGCTACAACGCACATTCCAGCGGGTTCAGTGCAGGCGCGACGACGGGCGACGGCGGCTCGAACTACAGCACGCACGGCCCCACTTCTGGCAAGAATGCGGGCGGCGGTGCGCCGATGTTGAGCCAGAACGACAGTGGCAGCGATAGCGCTACTACGCGTAGCGCGATTAGCGCGGGTACGATCAACGTCACGGACAGCGCGCATCAGACGCAGGACGTGGCGAGCCTGAACCGCGATACGTCGAACACGAACGGCACTGTCGCAAAACTGCCGGACGTGAACAACATACTGAACAACCAGGCTGACATGATGGCGGCGGCGAGCGCGGCAGGCGAAGCGGTGTCGCGGCGCGTGGGCGACTTCGCCGATTCGAAACTCAAGGAAGCACAGGCAGCTGGCGACCAGGCTGGCGTCGACGCGTGGAAGGAAGGCGGCACGGCGCGGGCGGAAATGCAGGCGGCGGGCGCGGCACTCGTGACGGGGCTGGCAGGCGGCAACGCGCTCGGCGGCGCGGCCGGTGCGGGCATCGCGTCGATTGCGGCGGGCAAGTTGAACGAACTGAGCGGCGCGATTGCCGGTTCGAACCCGACCGGCAATGCAGGCATGAACGAAGCGCTCGGCAACATCGTGGCGAACGCGGTTGCTACTGGCGCGGGCGCGGCGGTCGGCGGCAATGCGGGCGCATTCTCGGGCTACAACGTAGACCGATACAACCGGCAGCTGCACCCGGAAGAAAAAACAGTCGCCAAACAACTTGCAGACAAGAGTGGTGGAAGATACACGGAACAGCAGATTGAGCAGCAAATGGGTCAAATGAATTTGACTACAGGAAGTCAGACTGAGCTAGGCAGCGTCCGTGTTGCAGTGGGTGACCAGCCGAACGATGGAACAACATGGGTTCCGTACGGCATCAATCAGGCTGGACAACAGGTGTGGACGCAGTCGTTGCCTTCTGGCGATGCCGATCTACAAAGCTACATCACAAAGAATGCGTCTGGTCTCAAATACGATTCGACAACCAAGGCTTACACACAATACTCTGCTGGAGTCTCAGGAACTGTGATGCTTCCCTTCGTCGGTGCTGGTGGTGGAGTTAGCGTTGGCCTGCAAACCGATGGGACGTTGGGAGGAACTTCGCCGTTCATCCAAGTTCAAGCGAATGGCATGGCAAGCGCAGGTGCCTACGCAGGTGTAGGAGGTGGCGTTGGGATCGGTCACAGTAACGGGCCAATGACTACTGGTAGCACTACGAATGGGTATGCGGAACTCGATGCCGGATTTGGAGCATCCGGCGGTGCCAATTTCGCCATCAACGACGATGGCACTATCGGGGGCATTGGGGGCGCTGCACCTTTGAAAGTCTTCCCAGGTGCGGGCTTTGGCGCTGGCATAGGCGCGGGTAAATCCACGTCGTCGACATTCGTTATCCCATCAATAAACGACATTCTTGGACGCAAACAATGA
- a CDS encoding glutathione S-transferase family protein — protein sequence MGLLVDGQWQDNWYDTASTGGRFVRTDAIFRNWVTPDGEAGPSGSDGFEAEAGRYHLYVSLACPWAHRTLIVRALKGLEDMISVSVVHWLMLGDGWTFADGPGVVPDTLNHAKYLRDVYVAADPHYTGRVTVPILWDKHQRTIVSNESSEIIRMLNTAFDELGAEPGDFYPPPLRAEIDAINARVYDTVNNGVYKSGFATTQAAYEEAVVPLFETLDWLEQKLSTQRFLTGNRLTEADIRLFTTLIRFDAVYFGHFKCNLRRIADYPNLSAYTRDIYQHRGVADTVNFEHIKRHYYGSHRSVNPTGIVPVGPVQDFGAPHDRKRFV from the coding sequence ATGGGATTGTTAGTCGACGGTCAATGGCAGGACAACTGGTACGACACGGCATCGACGGGCGGCCGCTTCGTGCGCACGGATGCCATCTTCCGCAACTGGGTCACACCCGACGGCGAAGCCGGCCCGAGCGGCAGCGACGGCTTCGAAGCGGAAGCGGGACGTTATCACCTGTATGTGAGCCTTGCGTGTCCGTGGGCACATCGCACGCTGATCGTGCGCGCGCTGAAGGGCCTCGAAGACATGATCAGCGTATCCGTCGTGCACTGGCTGATGCTCGGCGACGGCTGGACCTTCGCAGACGGCCCGGGCGTCGTGCCCGACACGTTGAACCACGCGAAGTATCTGCGCGACGTTTACGTCGCCGCGGACCCGCACTACACGGGCCGCGTGACCGTGCCGATCTTGTGGGACAAGCATCAACGGACGATCGTCAGCAACGAGTCGTCGGAAATCATCCGCATGCTGAACACGGCGTTCGACGAACTCGGCGCCGAGCCGGGCGACTTCTATCCGCCGCCGCTGCGCGCCGAGATCGACGCGATCAATGCGCGCGTCTACGACACGGTGAATAACGGCGTCTACAAGTCGGGCTTCGCGACCACGCAGGCGGCGTACGAGGAGGCTGTCGTGCCGCTGTTCGAGACGCTCGACTGGCTCGAACAGAAACTGTCTACGCAGCGATTCCTGACGGGCAACCGGCTGACGGAAGCGGACATCCGGCTCTTCACGACGCTGATCCGTTTCGATGCCGTGTACTTCGGGCACTTCAAGTGCAACCTGCGGCGCATCGCGGACTATCCGAATCTGTCGGCATATACGCGGGACATCTACCAGCATCGAGGCGTGGCCGACACGGTGAACTTCGAGCATATCAAGCGGCATTACTACGGGAGCCACCGCTCGGTGAACCCGACGGGCATCGTACCGGTTGGCCCGGTGCAGGATTTCGGTGCGCCACACGATCGTAAGCGCTTCGTGTGA
- a CDS encoding LysR family transcriptional regulator, with product MLTDEELALLEAIRESGSLSRAAARLGKAPSTVSHAARQLETRFDALLFDRRRYRLQLTPAGQLLAEEAARLMQDVSRMTQRVRQIASGWEDRLWIVTDELMEFETFMPVVHAFDALQSGVKLRLTTEVLSGTWEALRDGRADVIVGATNEPPAIPGLRWFELGVVDWVFAVSPRHALASIKEPLRREQIAKQRGIVVADSSRASGRAYGLLGGQTSLAVPSMRAKILAQRDGLGVGWLPRQRVASLLKRGELVEKETADPREPNVLYVAWRGDQEGRALKWWLDQLREPRFAKRLVQGIDQFA from the coding sequence ATGTTGACGGATGAAGAGCTTGCGCTGCTCGAAGCGATTCGCGAAAGCGGCAGCTTGTCGCGCGCTGCGGCGCGCCTCGGCAAGGCTCCGTCGACGGTGTCGCACGCGGCGCGCCAGCTCGAAACGCGCTTCGATGCGCTGCTGTTCGACCGCCGCCGCTACCGGCTGCAACTGACGCCCGCCGGCCAACTGCTCGCCGAAGAGGCCGCGCGCCTGATGCAGGACGTGTCGCGCATGACGCAACGCGTGCGGCAGATCGCCAGCGGCTGGGAGGACCGGCTGTGGATCGTCACCGACGAGCTCATGGAGTTCGAGACCTTCATGCCCGTCGTCCATGCGTTCGATGCACTGCAATCGGGCGTCAAGCTGCGTCTGACGACGGAAGTGCTCAGCGGCACGTGGGAAGCGCTGCGCGATGGCCGCGCCGATGTGATCGTCGGCGCGACCAACGAGCCGCCCGCCATTCCTGGCTTGCGCTGGTTCGAGCTGGGCGTGGTCGACTGGGTGTTCGCCGTGTCGCCGCGGCATGCGCTCGCGAGCATCAAGGAGCCGCTCAGGCGCGAGCAGATCGCGAAGCAGCGCGGCATCGTCGTGGCGGATTCGTCGCGCGCGAGCGGCCGTGCGTATGGCCTGCTCGGCGGGCAGACTTCGCTCGCGGTGCCCAGTATGCGTGCGAAAATCCTCGCGCAGCGCGATGGGCTCGGCGTCGGCTGGTTGCCGCGCCAGCGCGTCGCGTCGCTGCTCAAGCGCGGTGAACTCGTCGAAAAGGAAACCGCCGATCCGCGCGAACCGAATGTGCTGTACGTCGCGTGGCGCGGCGATCAGGAGGGCCGGGCACTGAAGTGGTGGCTCGACCAGCTGCGCGAGCCGCGTTTTGCGAAACGTCTGGTGCAGGGGATCGACCAGTTCGCGTGA